Part of the Bacillus cereus group sp. RP43 genome is shown below.
TTTCGGAGCTTGCACTTCCACATTCCCATAAGAATCTACATAAAGACGTACTGATTTTTTCTTCTTATAAGTTATATGAAAATTAATTGTCTCACCTAAATATGTATGTACCATTTCATCACCTAACGTATTCGTTCATAATTATTTTTACAAATAAAAAAGAGCAGGCTACTAGCGTCCTACTCTACCTATTATATCATTTACTGCTTTACCATAAATGTTACAATGCTTATCCTCTATACTTTACAGCCAATCCCTTAATGAAATTCCTTGCGTATCTATCGCCGCACTCTTTGTAATGCTTATGGCCTTTCTTTCTTAATAAAGCGCCTAACTCTCCTTTTGTTACGATGACGCCTACGCTATCTAATATATCAAGCACATCCTCACTCGTTAAAGATAGTGCGATTTTCATTTTCTTTAAAAGAAGGTTATTGGCACTTTCATTACTTCGTAAAGGTGCTGCTTGTCCCGCAGGTTGCCCTGGTTTCGGATCTTGCTTGCCTCTTTTTAAAGTAATAAATCCATTTAAAAATGACTCTAACATCATCATATCGCATGTTAGTACGTACTCATCTTCGATTACATCATCATTTTCAGCTTCATGTTGAGGAGCTCTCTTTATTTTTGTAAGCATATCAACTACGTCTTCTTTCGTTACTTCCATCCCGCCAAGTTTAAAGATTTCCACCATATCTATATCTTTTATATCTAAAGCGTATCTTACTCTTTTTAATATATCGTTGTTGCTCATTGCCATTGTTTTTCCTCCTGAAATGTTGAATATAGTAATGCTTTTAGCATGTGTAAATTAATGTCGTTAAGTTACTACTTTAACATTTTAGAGGTTGGTTTTGTAGTCTTAGGTGGATTAATGCTTTTGGGGAGGATTTTAAAACAGCAAAAAAGGATGGGATAATCGCGCGAAATTACGGATGAGGATTTACTATTAGTTAACACACTTGAAAATGGACTAACCTGATATAGGTTTGTCCATTTCTTTTTATGCAACTCTAATTTAGTGGGCAACTCAAACATGAATATTTGTGGTACAGTCACCGTAACTAATCTAAATGAGGTTATTGTTCATTATTTTCATAATTAAATTTAACAAAAAAGGTAGTACCTTCCGATCCTGTTTGAATTTCTATTTTTGCATTATGACGGGCAGCAATGGCATAACATATGCCTAACCCCAATCCAGTTCCATTATCTTTGGTCGTGTAAAATGGAGTACCCAGTTTCTCTAATACTTCAGGCCTGATACCTTTTCCTTGATCCCGCACTGCAAGCACCACACAATTTTGACCTTCCTTGTAGGTGCTAATGGTTAGAAATTTCCCTGTGCTCATCGCTTCTAAGCCATTACGGTATAGGTTTATTAATAATTGCCGTATCTCATTACGATTTAAAAATAATTCCGGAATGTCATTTGTATCGACTTGAATATATTTATTTTGATTATACGTATCAATCTTTATTAAAGGAATAATATCGTGGATAATTGAATTTAAATCTAACATCTGCAAATCTGATTTCCTTGTATTACCAATCGAGAGAAATTCAGTAATAATAGAATTGGCACGGTCAAGTTCTTCAATCATTAAATTAAAGTACTTATTATGTTTCTCATAGGTGTGCTCTTCTTTTAATAACTGCAAAAATCCTCGTACTGTTGTCATTGGATTTCTAATCTCATGGCTGATACCTGCTGCCATTTGCCCTATTAAATCTAGGTTCGATAACCTTTTCAATTCCTGCTCATATTGCTTTTTTTCCGTTATGTTTTTAAAAATACAACAAATACCATCATCATACGGGTATGCAATAACTTCGTGCCAATATTCATCAGAGGTAGAAAAAAATTCGAAACAAACTGTAGTTCGCTCTGACATTGCACGATGAAGTTCCTTATACATAACTTCGTCAACGCTACTCGGGAAAATCCCCCATATATTCTTGCCTAATACATCTTTTGCTGTTTTTCTTTGTGGAAAATATTGATGCTTATTTACGTACGTAAATTCCCATGTATTATTTAAAGTAAAGAATCCATCCGTAATACTTTCAATCACACTTGTAACTTTTTCATTAGCAACAGCTAGTTCTCTCGTTCGCTCTTCCACCATGCTTTCAAGTCGATCCATATATAACAAGTTTGAAAACGTAGGCGCTGTGGCATCAACGATAGATTTTGCAAGTTGTATTTGGGAATTATCATAATTGTGACCTTTGCCAACGACGATTACCCCTAATACTTCTCCCATTGAAACCAATGGAATCATCAGTAGACCCTTACTATCTATATTTTTTGTTTGAATAACCTCTTGGATCTTGGTTTCATAGCTTTTCTCCATCCAATCCGCTTCTGTCCAATCACAGTCCTTGCTTAACTTCGTTGTTTTAATCGTTGTTTTGTCTAGCGGGTCTAAAAGGTGGGCAGCCATGTTTTTACTCTCTAAAATCTGTCCTAAGTAAAAAAAACATTTATCAAAACTCTCCTGTGTCGAGGAACACATTGATAAATCACGGGTAACATTTAGTAACAGCTGCTTCTCGGCAATAAGGTTTTCCTTTTGTGTTAAATTATTTGCATTTTGAATTGCGACCGCAGCCATATTTACATAAGCTTCAACACTTTGAATTTCTGAATCTGTTAAGTTCATTGGAACTCCATAATCAAATAAAAAAACCAGACCAAATAACTCTTGTCCAAATGAGATAGGCAGGGCTAATAAGGACTTAATTTTGAACGCATCAACTGGTCTTGGATCCGGCCGATGATCCTTTGAGGTATCAGGGATATAGATGGTTTTTTTGGTTTCAATAACTTCTTTTGCCAGTAAGTCCATTTCAGGATCAATTACCTGAGTATCGAGCGTTACGCCATTTATGGTCTCTGGTTTTCCTGCAAATCCTCTAAATGTTCCATCTTTCTGGGGTAAATAAATTCCAACAGCGTTGCATCGAACAATCTCCTCTGATATCGCCATTGTTACACGCTGCAATACTTCACGTAGTTCTAATTTTGTATTTATTATTTTTGTTATATTCGCGAGCCTAGAATATCTCGTCTGATCACTTAACATTCACATAGCCTCCAAGTTATAGGCATAATAAAATAAACATGATAATATCAGTGAAAATCAAGACCAACCTGCCATTTTCGATTTTCTTCTGTATTCTTTTCTTACCCTTGTTTTACATAGAATACCTCACTTACTTATGATACGGTTCACCATAAGTAAAACGAAACAAACACTCATAAAATCGCTACACCCCATCAGCTCTAACTTTCAAAAGTTACACTGTTTCACTATCTCCATCCTTATCAACACTAGCCTCAAACTTATCAAGCAATGTACGCACTTCATCAGTCGATTTCGTGCTCATCAGTTGATTTCTTAGTTCAGCAGCTCCAGGGAAGCCTTTTACATAAATTTTGAAAAAGCGATGAAGCCCTGTGATGGAACGTGGTAGTACTTCTGCATATTGATCTTGAAGATCAAGCTGTAGTCTTAGAAGATCAAGGTGTTCTTTACTGCTATGCTCTCTTGGCTCTTTTTCAAAGGCAAAAGGATTTTTAAAAATACCTCGTCCGATCATAACGCCATCAATACCATATTTCTCAGCAAGTTCCATTCCAGTTTGACGATCAGGAATGTCTCCATTGATTGTTATTAACGTATTTGGTGCAATGCGGTCACGTAATTTTTTAATTTCCGGAATTAGTTCCCAGTGCGCATCTACTTGGCTCATTTCTTCTCTTGTACGTAAGTGAATAGAAAGGTTCGCAATATCTTGTTTGAAAATGTGCGTTAACCAATCTTCCCACTCGCTTAACTCTTTAAAGCCAAGTCGTGTTTTTACGCTGACAGGTAGTCCGCCTGCTTTTGCTGCTTGGATAAGTTCTGCTGCAACGTCTGGACGTAGAATAAGGCCACTACCTTTTCCTCTTGATGCTACATTCGGTACTGGGCAGCCCATATTAATATCGATGCCTTTAAATCCTAGTTCTGCCATACCAATACTCATTTGACGGAAATATTCAGGGTTATCTCCCCAAATATGCGCCACTATTGGCTGTTCATCTTCTGTAAAAATTAAACGGCCACGTACACTTTTCATACCTTCTGGATGACAATAGCTATCCGAGTTTGTAAACTCTGTGAAAAATACATCTGGGCGACCAGCTTCACTTACTACGTGACGAAAAACAACATCTGTCACATCTTCCATTGGTGCAAGTACGAAAAATGGTCGTGGTAAATCACGCCAAAAATTATCTATCATTTCAAATTCAAATCCTCTCACTATGAATACAATTTCAAACTCTCAATTTAAAAATATAAAGCCAAATAGCAACAGTGCATTTGGACATTTATATTTTGTGAAAATCAGCAATATTTATTTTAACTAAAATCGTTGCTGAATGGTATTTTTGTAAACCAAAAAGCAGATGGTATAGATTTTTTCTATATCAACTGCTTTTTTATTATACCAACTTAAGCCAAGCCACACACTCCACATGAGTAGTATGCGGGAACATATCAACAGGCTGTACTTCCTGTGTTTTATATCCGCCTTCTTCTAGTACTTTTAAATCACGTGCTAATGTTGCTGGGTTACATGATACGTATACGACGCGTTTTGGCTTCATGTCGATGATTGTGTTTAGTAATGCTTCGTCACAGCCTTTACGCGGTGGATCTACGACCATTGTATCGGCGATTACGCCTTCTTTGTACCATTTAGGAATAACTACTTCTGCTTCTCCTACGCCAAATTCAGCATTTGTCATGTTGTTTAGCGCTGCGTTTCGGTTTGCGTCTTCGATTGCTTCTGGAACAATTTCAACACCGTACACTTTTTTCGCTTTTTGCGCTAGGAATAAGGAGATTGATCCGATTCCGCAATAGGCATCAATTACTGTTTCGTTACCATTTAATTTTGCGTATTCTAACGTTTTATCGTATAGCACTTTCGTTTGTTCTGGGTTTACTTGATAGAATGAACGTGCTGAAATCGCAAATTTAATGTCACCGATAAAGTCATAAATATATTCTGATCCGTACAGTACTGTCGTCTTATCTCCGAAAATAACGTTTGTACGTTTCGTGTTTACGTTTTGAACGATCGATTTTACTTCTGGGAATTTCGCTGCGATTTCTTCAATGATTACTTCTTTATTTGGCAGTTCAGCTGTACGTGTAATGAAGACAAGCATAATTTCCCCTGTTACTTGTCCGTAGCGAGCCATTACGTGGCGAAGCGTTCCTTTGTTACGCTCTTCATTGTAAGCCGAAATACCGTGCTTTTCACAAATACGTTTTACTTCTTGAATTAATGTATCGTTTTCTTCCGCCTGAATTAAGCATGATTCCATATTAATGATGTCATGCGTTCCTTGACGATAGAAACCAGCTACAAGTCCACCTTCACGTTCTCCAATTGGTACTTGTGCTTTATTACGGTATACCCACGGGTTCTTCATGCCAAGTACAGGATGAACAGGAACATCACTTAATCCGCCGATGCGCTGCATAACGTCACGTACTTGTTTTTCTTTCGCTTTTAATTGTCCTTCATATGTTAAGTGCTGAAGCTGACAACCGCCGCACTCGTTGTACACGGGGCATTCTGCATCTTTACGATATGGACTTTCTTGATGAAGCTTCATTAAACGACCAAACGCGAAGTTTTTCTTCACTTTAATAATTTTAATTTGTGCTTCCTCACCTGGTAATCCGTTTTTTACGAAAATAGGATATCCCTTCACTTTCGCAACACCGGCACCATCATGTGTTAAATCTTCAAACACTACATCTATAAACTCGTTTTTTTCAACTGGTGGCGTCATTTTTGTACTCATTTTCCGACCTCTCTTTTTCATAACACTGCGTTACATTTTATCATACTTATATGGTCTATTTCTATTGGAAGAAAAAAAGCTATTGACGATAGTTCTCTAGTAATGTTACGCTACTACTAATTTAATACGGACGATGTTACCTCATATATAGTC
Proteins encoded:
- a CDS encoding ATP-binding protein; the encoded protein is MLSDQTRYSRLANITKIINTKLELREVLQRVTMAISEEIVRCNAVGIYLPQKDGTFRGFAGKPETINGVTLDTQVIDPEMDLLAKEVIETKKTIYIPDTSKDHRPDPRPVDAFKIKSLLALPISFGQELFGLVFLFDYGVPMNLTDSEIQSVEAYVNMAAVAIQNANNLTQKENLIAEKQLLLNVTRDLSMCSSTQESFDKCFFYLGQILESKNMAAHLLDPLDKTTIKTTKLSKDCDWTEADWMEKSYETKIQEVIQTKNIDSKGLLMIPLVSMGEVLGVIVVGKGHNYDNSQIQLAKSIVDATAPTFSNLLYMDRLESMVEERTRELAVANEKVTSVIESITDGFFTLNNTWEFTYVNKHQYFPQRKTAKDVLGKNIWGIFPSSVDEVMYKELHRAMSERTTVCFEFFSTSDEYWHEVIAYPYDDGICCIFKNITEKKQYEQELKRLSNLDLIGQMAAGISHEIRNPMTTVRGFLQLLKEEHTYEKHNKYFNLMIEELDRANSIITEFLSIGNTRKSDLQMLDLNSIIHDIIPLIKIDTYNQNKYIQVDTNDIPELFLNRNEIRQLLINLYRNGLEAMSTGKFLTISTYKEGQNCVVLAVRDQGKGIRPEVLEKLGTPFYTTKDNGTGLGLGICYAIAARHNAKIEIQTGSEGTTFFVKFNYENNEQ
- the rlmD gene encoding 23S rRNA (uracil(1939)-C(5))-methyltransferase RlmD, with the protein product MSTKMTPPVEKNEFIDVVFEDLTHDGAGVAKVKGYPIFVKNGLPGEEAQIKIIKVKKNFAFGRLMKLHQESPYRKDAECPVYNECGGCQLQHLTYEGQLKAKEKQVRDVMQRIGGLSDVPVHPVLGMKNPWVYRNKAQVPIGEREGGLVAGFYRQGTHDIINMESCLIQAEENDTLIQEVKRICEKHGISAYNEERNKGTLRHVMARYGQVTGEIMLVFITRTAELPNKEVIIEEIAAKFPEVKSIVQNVNTKRTNVIFGDKTTVLYGSEYIYDFIGDIKFAISARSFYQVNPEQTKVLYDKTLEYAKLNGNETVIDAYCGIGSISLFLAQKAKKVYGVEIVPEAIEDANRNAALNNMTNAEFGVGEAEVVIPKWYKEGVIADTMVVDPPRKGCDEALLNTIIDMKPKRVVYVSCNPATLARDLKVLEEGGYKTQEVQPVDMFPHTTHVECVAWLKLV
- a CDS encoding tRNA-dihydrouridine synthase, yielding MIDNFWRDLPRPFFVLAPMEDVTDVVFRHVVSEAGRPDVFFTEFTNSDSYCHPEGMKSVRGRLIFTEDEQPIVAHIWGDNPEYFRQMSIGMAELGFKGIDINMGCPVPNVASRGKGSGLILRPDVAAELIQAAKAGGLPVSVKTRLGFKELSEWEDWLTHIFKQDIANLSIHLRTREEMSQVDAHWELIPEIKKLRDRIAPNTLITINGDIPDRQTGMELAEKYGIDGVMIGRGIFKNPFAFEKEPREHSSKEHLDLLRLQLDLQDQYAEVLPRSITGLHRFFKIYVKGFPGAAELRNQLMSTKSTDEVRTLLDKFEASVDKDGDSETV
- a CDS encoding DUF1456 family protein, giving the protein MAMSNNDILKRVRYALDIKDIDMVEIFKLGGMEVTKEDVVDMLTKIKRAPQHEAENDDVIEDEYVLTCDMMMLESFLNGFITLKRGKQDPKPGQPAGQAAPLRSNESANNLLLKKMKIALSLTSEDVLDILDSVGVIVTKGELGALLRKKGHKHYKECGDRYARNFIKGLAVKYRG